The Lycium ferocissimum isolate CSIRO_LF1 chromosome 10, AGI_CSIRO_Lferr_CH_V1, whole genome shotgun sequence genome window below encodes:
- the LOC132035505 gene encoding probable calcium-binding protein CML44 — MSTLNESHVQRMFDKLDEDGDGLVSLDELKGLLDKIGACTRLDELQSLVGKTSLNFMDFLFFYEAMAKKNNEEKRSKEDNIDDNFEDDLVEAFKVFDLNGDGFISCEELQKVLSRLGLWDEKEGSDCKNMIHMYDTNLDGVLDFEEFKNMMLVSNSEGISL; from the coding sequence ATGTCTACTTTAAACGAAAGCCACGTCCAACGGATGTTCGACAAACTTGATGAAGATGGTGATGGACTAGTGAGCTTAGATGAGCTCAAAGGCCTTCTTGACAAGATTGGAGCTTGCACGCGCCTTGACGAGCTCCAATCTTTGGTAGGTAAAACGAGCCTTAACTTCATGGACTTCTTATTCTTTTACGAGGCCATGGCGAAGAAAAATAATGAGGAAAAGAGATCAAAAGAGGACAATATTGATGATAATTTTGAAGATGATCTTGTTGAAGCATTCAAGGTGTTTGATTTGAATGGAGATGGCTTTATTTCTTGTGAGGAGCTTCAAAAGGTGTTGTCAAGATTAGGGTTGTGGGATGAGAAGGAAGGAAGTGATTGTAAGAACATGATTCACATGTATGATACTAACCTTGACGGAGTTCTTGATTTTGAGGAGTTCAAGAATATGATGCTGGTTTCCAATTCTGAGGGTATTTCATTGTAA
- the LOC132035503 gene encoding probable calcium-binding protein CML44, producing the protein MSPINSINVSRIFSKLDKNGDGLVSLDELKGFLETIGINSSQEELELLVGKTSLDSIDFFFFYDAITKANIKESNKHDHRENIFLEHDLLKVFRVFDTNGDGFICCEELQRTLSRLGLWDEKCGKDCKSMINVYDKNSDGKLDFEEFKDMMFAN; encoded by the coding sequence ATGTCCCCAATCAACTCCATTAATGTGTCAAGAATCTTCTCAAAGCTTGACAAGAATGGTGATGGCCTTGTGAGCCTTGATGAGCTAAAGGGATTTCTTGAAACCATAGGCATTAATTCAAGCCAAGAAGAGCTTGAGCTGCTAGTTGGAAAAACAAGCCTAGACTCCattgattttttcttcttctatgatGCCATCACGAaagcaaatattaaagaaagcAATAAGCACGATCATCGCGAAAATATTTTCCTAGAACATGACCTTCTGAAAGTCTTCAGAGTTTTCGATACGAATGGAGATGGATTTATATGTTGCGAGGAGCTGCAAAGAACATTGTCAAGATTGGGATTGTGGGATGAGAAATGTGGGAAAGACTGCAAGAGCATGATCAATGTTTATGACAAAAATTCAGATGGGAAGCTTGATTTCGAGGAGTTTAAGGATATGATGTTTGCTAATTAA